One Silene latifolia isolate original U9 population chromosome 4, ASM4854445v1, whole genome shotgun sequence DNA segment encodes these proteins:
- the LOC141651172 gene encoding uncharacterized protein LOC141651172, whose protein sequence is MVVEEDDVKRVFAMVNKEREAEVPEKTDEGGADSERTYVVSSYSSGYIRSVNIISSETFATIENIELCKSHDDRPISSIKGCVDGVLLAHTTTLGFYNNEVNVIFLWNPTLRKVVDIPLYGSLRKKCCDAEFGFGFDSVSNIYKVVALYLEKNYLKIKVYNLGTRSWTSNKVKRSSIDNVKYTSNNTSRGVNFEGCVYWLAKAETTENKKTHYLCFNLSSEALTCSKLPDVKRDAPIKDVLRELSVLYDSLALVDTSVHTSYRDVIRVWIRRKNNTTNDVLFSWVELYNLDFHGRSFLYLTNNGKLYLQWPVFGVTTTLVYDLKTGKEKVCSKAQGDGINFMDSNLESLALLR, encoded by the exons ATGGTGGTGGAGGAGGATGATGTTAAACGGGTCTTTGCCATGGTAAACAAGGAGAGAGAAGCAGAAGTACCTGAGAAGACGGATGAAGGCGGCGCTGACAGTGAAAGGAC GTATGTCGTATCATCTTATAGCTCAGGTTACATTAGATCAGTGAATATTATTAGTAGCGAAACTTTTGCGACTATTGAGAATATTGAACTATGCAAGTCCCATGATGATCGTCCTATAAGTTCTATAAAGGGTTGTGTCGATGGAGTCTTGTTGGCCCATACTACTACGTTAGGCTTCTACAATAATGAAGTAAACGTGATTTTCTTATGGAACCCGACACTTAGAAAAGTCGTTGATATCCCGCTTTATGGATCGTTAAGGAAAAAATGCTGTGATGCTGAGTTCGGTTTTGGATTTGACTCTGTGAGTAATATTTATAAGGTGGTAGCACTTTATTTGGAGAAAAATTATTTGAAAATCAAAGTATATAACCTTGGTACTCGTTCATGGACTTCAAATAAAGTCAAGAGAAGTTCGATTGACAATGTCAAGTATACGTCAAATAATACTTCACGTGGCGTGAATTTTGAAGGTTGTGTTTACTGGCTCGCTAAGGCTGAAACAACTGAAAATAAGAAGACACATTACCTATGTTTTAATCTGTCGAGTGAGGCCTTGACTTGCTCTAAATTGCCTGACGTTAAACGTGACGCACCAATAAAGGACGTGTTGAGGGAACTATCAGTTTTATATGATTCACTTGCACTTGTAGACACTTCCGTTCATACGTCGTACAGAGATGTTATTCGTGTATGGATCAGACGAAAGAATAATACAACAAATGATGTACTATTTTCTTGGGTTGAGCTCTATAATCTTGATTTCCATGGTAGATCTTTTCTATACTTGACGAATAATGGTAAGCTGTATCTACAATGGCCTGTGTTTGGTGTGACGACAACACTTGTTTATGACTTGAAAACCGGCAAGGAAAAGGTTTGCTCAAAAGCTCAAGGAGATGGAATAAACTTCATGGATAGTAATCTTGAAAGTTTGGCATTGTTAAGGTAA
- the LOC141653130 gene encoding ubiquitin-conjugating enzyme E2-23 kDa-like isoform X1 yields MSSSSSKRRELDVMKLMMSNFSVELKDDRIDDFTVVFHGPKESLYEGGVWKLHVRLSDAYPFKPPKITFLNKIFHPNIDENSGSICLNVINHSWSPMSDLLNVFEIFLPQLLLYPNPSHGFNLDAINLLTKDKEQYEQKVKEYCALYAKEVDVIGSSNRDEIGDEDATDDEDASSDDESAEAKA; encoded by the exons GATGATGAGCAATTTCTCTGTGGAGCTTAAAGATGATAGAATTGATGATTTCACGGTGGTTTTTCATGGACCGAAGGAGA GCCTTTACGAGGGCGGAGTCTGGAAACTACATGTTCGGCTTTCAGATGCCTATCCTTTCAAACCTCCTAAAATTACATTCCTGAACAAAATTTTCCACCCAAATATTGATGAGAA CTCAGGTTCCATATGCTTAAATGTGATTAACCACTCATGGAGTCCTATGTCTG ATCTTCTGAATGTGTTTGAAATATTCTTACCTCAGCTCTTACTCTACCCAAATCCTTCACATGGCTTCAATCTAGATGCCATCAACCTACTGACTAAGGACAAAGAGCAATATGAACAGAAAGTTAAAG AATACTGTGCTCTTTATGCCAAAGAGGTGGATGTGATTGGCTCTTCTAATAGAGATGAAATTGGCGATGAGGATGCTACTGATGATGAAGATGCTTCAAGTGATGATGAATCTGCAGAAGCTAAAGCCTGA
- the LOC141653130 gene encoding ubiquitin-conjugating enzyme E2-23 kDa-like isoform X2: MMSNFSVELKDDRIDDFTVVFHGPKESLYEGGVWKLHVRLSDAYPFKPPKITFLNKIFHPNIDENSGSICLNVINHSWSPMSDLLNVFEIFLPQLLLYPNPSHGFNLDAINLLTKDKEQYEQKVKEYCALYAKEVDVIGSSNRDEIGDEDATDDEDASSDDESAEAKA, encoded by the exons ATGATGAGCAATTTCTCTGTGGAGCTTAAAGATGATAGAATTGATGATTTCACGGTGGTTTTTCATGGACCGAAGGAGA GCCTTTACGAGGGCGGAGTCTGGAAACTACATGTTCGGCTTTCAGATGCCTATCCTTTCAAACCTCCTAAAATTACATTCCTGAACAAAATTTTCCACCCAAATATTGATGAGAA CTCAGGTTCCATATGCTTAAATGTGATTAACCACTCATGGAGTCCTATGTCTG ATCTTCTGAATGTGTTTGAAATATTCTTACCTCAGCTCTTACTCTACCCAAATCCTTCACATGGCTTCAATCTAGATGCCATCAACCTACTGACTAAGGACAAAGAGCAATATGAACAGAAAGTTAAAG AATACTGTGCTCTTTATGCCAAAGAGGTGGATGTGATTGGCTCTTCTAATAGAGATGAAATTGGCGATGAGGATGCTACTGATGATGAAGATGCTTCAAGTGATGATGAATCTGCAGAAGCTAAAGCCTGA